The genomic interval TAATGATGCAACCTTTTTGCTGTACTCAACAGCAAATATACCTACAAAAACAGTTAAAAGTAATACTACAGGAAACAGTATCTTCTTTTTCATAAAGGTTATACCCTCTCAATTGCCATTGCAACTGCATTTCCACCACCAAGGCAGAGAGCCACAATCCCTCTCTTTAAGTTTCTTTTTTCAAGGGCATTTAACATGGTTACCATAAGCCTTGCTCCTGATGCCCCAATAGGATGTCCCAATGCAACTGCACCGCCGTTAACATTTACCTTTGCAGGGTCAAGCTTTAATTCGTCAATAACTGCAACAAGCTGAACAGCAAAGGCTTCGTTTATTTCATAAAGGTCCACATCTTCATTTTTCCATCCAGTTTTTTCCCAGAGCATCTTTATGGCAGGGATTGGGGTAAGCATTACCCATTGAGGCTCCAACCCTGAAACAGCATAGTCAACTATCCTTGCTCTGATTGGAAGGTTATTCTCTTTGGCATAATCCTCATCTGCAACTACGCAAACAGCTGCACCATCGTTAATTGTTGATGCGTTTCCAGCGGTTACAGTTCCGTCTTTTTTGAATGCAGGTCTTAGTTTTGCCAATTTTTCCATCGTTGTGTCTGCCCTTGGTCCTTCATCAGTATCAATCACAACAGGGTCTCCCTTTCTCTGCGGCACTTCAACCGGGACAATTTCATCTTTGAAAGCACCACTCTTAATTGCATTTACAGCCTTCATCTGGGAATTATATGCGTATTCATCCTGTTGCTCTCTTGTAATTCCATATTTTTCAGCAACAAGTTCAGCAGTAATTCCCATATGGTAATCGTTGTATATATCCCATAAACCATCGTGTACCATTGAGTCAATTAAAACACCGTTGCCAAGCCTGTACCCTATTCTTGCTTTATCAAGAAGGTAGGGACAATTTGACATACTCTCCATACCGCCTGCTATGGAAAGTTTTGTATCCCCGGCCTTTATTGTTTGGGCAGCAAGCATAATTGCCCTTAACCCTGAACCGCAAACCTTGTTAACTGTTAGTGAAGGGATTTTAACAGGTAAGCCTGCAAAAATTGCAGCCTGCCTTGCAGGGTTTTGTCCAATTCCTGCCTGAACAACATTCCCCATTACAACTTCATCTATCTCTTCCACATTAATACCAGTTCTTTTTACAGCCTCTTTTATCACAATAGAGCCTAATTCAGGCGCTCTTAAAGATGACAATCCTCCCATAAATCTTCCAATAGGAGTTCTTACTGCTCCAACAATTACCGGTTTTCCCATAATTCACCTCTCAATAGTTTTATATTTAGAGTATATCAAAAAAAAATCCCCCGGTTAAGGGGGAAAGTTTATATCTGAAAAGGAGGTCACCATAAATAATTAATGCAACATTTATGCCAGAAAAATTACAGAGTTTAATGCCATTCTGACACATTTAGAATTTTACCGAAGCATTAATCCTGTAAACAGTGGCCTCCCCTTTTACAACCTGTGCGTTTAAGTTTAAAACCGGAAGAAGGGACATTCTTACCCCACCCATTATTAAAACCTGACTTTCTGAGTTTGAAAAATGAGGGAGTAAATCCCCTTTATATTTAACATGGGATTTTAAATAAGATACCCCACCGTATGGAGTAAAAAACAAAATTCCTTTAGATGCAAATAATCCTGCTGAATATGAATAGGCATCCATGTAAGAATTTCCAGTTAAATTTGAATAAGTTACCCTTGCAACAACAGATGGAAATAATGCATTTCCGTGGATAAGCCTGTAATTTGCTGAAATACCCCAGGAATTTGAGTTAATGTCAGAGTAGTCTCTTAAAGTTATCCCAACAGCCAAATCGTCTGTTAACCCTTTTCTCAAAGAAACTTCGGTAAAGGTTATTGTATTATCAAGAGAAGGGATAGCACTGTTCCAGGTTGATTGGGAAATATCAACAATTCCTGCTGAAACAGAAAGGTTAAATCCAAATACCCCGAAGCCAGAAGAAACGCTTACCGGATTAAAGTAAAGCATTGTGCCTGTTTCTTTAACAAACTTTGAAGAATTAAAATTCTGGGAAAATGATAAAAAAGAAAAACAAAGCATCAACAAAACAATTAGCTTTTTCATATATTTAACTCCTTAAAATTCAAGCACTTTGTCGCATTCAACAACCCAGGTGGAAAACTCTTTCATATTGCTCCTCTTTACCCCTTCAATTAGTTGAAGATGGGCAATGCCCCTTGCATCCATACAGCTTCCGCAAGCCTTAATTTCTCCCCCTTTGTTAATAACCGCTTTAACCATTTTTTCAATATTGTAATAACCCTCAGGGGTTTTTTGCCCTGGTAAACCACAGAATACCCCATCTGCAAGGAGAAAAATTTTCACATCAACATTGTGCTCCCTCTGTAAAGTCATGGCCATTCTAAATGCGTTGTAAGCCTTTTCTGTTCCATATGGTGCATCATTGACTATTATCAACACTTTCATATCTCCTCCTAAAAAGAATTTTTACCAAACAGGTTAAAAAAGTTTTGATTTGCTATGTTTGATAAATTTTCAACATTCATCCCTTTAATTTCAGCAGCCTTTTCAATTGTATATTTCACCCTTAACGGCTCATTCCTCTTCCCCCTGTATGGCACAGGGGAGAGGTATGGAGAATCTGTCTCAAAGAACACTCTGTCTATTGGTGTTTTTTTTACCAATTGCCTTAATTCCTCAGCCTTAGGAAAGGTTATTATCCCGCTGAATGAAATGTAAAAGTCAAGCTGAACAGCTGTATTAAAAAAATCCTCCCCTGATGTAAAGCAGTGTATAACCCCTTTTATTCCTTTATGCTTTTTTAGAATTGATGCAGTCTCTTTATCTGCATCCCTTGTGTGAATAATAACAGGAAGGTTAAACTTTTTTGCTATTTTTAACTGAATTTCAAAAGCCCTAATCTGCTCTTCCCTTGGAGAATTGTCATAGTAAAAATCAAGGCCTATCTCTCCAATTGCAGTTATAAGCCTTTTCTCAGCAACATTTTTTAAGAAATCTTCTTCATTTTTACCAAAAATTTTTGCATCGTGGGGATGCCAGCCTAAAGAGGTGTAAATCCCTGAATACTTTTCGCAAAGCTCTTTGTTTAAATAAAATTCATCAATATTCGTTGAT from Thermotomaculum hydrothermale carries:
- a CDS encoding TatD family hydrolase encodes the protein MEFIDSHCHLAMDSFNDDRNEVIERFFEEGGISLLSVSTNIDEFYLNKELCEKYSGIYTSLGWHPHDAKIFGKNEEDFLKNVAEKRLITAIGEIGLDFYYDNSPREEQIRAFEIQLKIAKKFNLPVIIHTRDADKETASILKKHKGIKGVIHCFTSGEDFFNTAVQLDFYISFSGIITFPKAEELRQLVKKTPIDRVFFETDSPYLSPVPYRGKRNEPLRVKYTIEKAAEIKGMNVENLSNIANQNFFNLFGKNSF
- a CDS encoding acetyl-CoA C-acetyltransferase, giving the protein MGKPVIVGAVRTPIGRFMGGLSSLRAPELGSIVIKEAVKRTGINVEEIDEVVMGNVVQAGIGQNPARQAAIFAGLPVKIPSLTVNKVCGSGLRAIMLAAQTIKAGDTKLSIAGGMESMSNCPYLLDKARIGYRLGNGVLIDSMVHDGLWDIYNDYHMGITAELVAEKYGITREQQDEYAYNSQMKAVNAIKSGAFKDEIVPVEVPQRKGDPVVIDTDEGPRADTTMEKLAKLRPAFKKDGTVTAGNASTINDGAAVCVVADEDYAKENNLPIRARIVDYAVSGLEPQWVMLTPIPAIKMLWEKTGWKNEDVDLYEINEAFAVQLVAVIDELKLDPAKVNVNGGAVALGHPIGASGARLMVTMLNALEKRNLKRGIVALCLGGGNAVAMAIERV
- a CDS encoding DsrE/DsrF/TusD sulfur relay family protein, which encodes MKVLIIVNDAPYGTEKAYNAFRMAMTLQREHNVDVKIFLLADGVFCGLPGQKTPEGYYNIEKMVKAVINKGGEIKACGSCMDARGIAHLQLIEGVKRSNMKEFSTWVVECDKVLEF